A genome region from Nocardia sp. NBC_00565 includes the following:
- a CDS encoding pirin family protein, producing the protein MPAITVPDIMVLPRLPRPTDSTRARKVSGISTAHKQREGAGFEVRRPFPSMDLRSADPFILLDQMGPVAYEPYEAKGAPWHPHRGFETVTYVMDGTMVHHDSNGGGGVISEGDTQWMTAGSGILHDELPAEDLVIAGGWFHGIQLWVNLPRAQKMAAPRYQDLRGGELTLVSSYDGGALVRIIAGEMGGFEGPGSTYTPISYAHASITPGGQLETPWPQRFTAMAYVLSGSGTVGAERRPVSEGQLAVFGPGDSITVSADPVQHNRTGDLEVLLLGGQPIKEPVVQYGPFVMNTRAEIIQAMDDYQAGRMGNIPAEHSAGKRLGE; encoded by the coding sequence ATGCCAGCCATCACCGTCCCCGACATCATGGTGCTGCCACGACTGCCCCGCCCCACCGACTCGACCCGCGCACGCAAGGTCAGCGGTATCAGCACCGCCCACAAGCAGCGCGAGGGCGCGGGCTTCGAAGTGCGCAGACCATTCCCCAGCATGGATCTGCGCTCGGCCGATCCGTTCATCCTGCTCGACCAGATGGGCCCGGTGGCCTACGAGCCGTACGAGGCCAAGGGCGCGCCGTGGCATCCGCATCGCGGCTTCGAGACCGTGACCTACGTCATGGACGGCACCATGGTGCACCACGACTCGAACGGCGGCGGTGGCGTCATCAGCGAGGGCGACACCCAGTGGATGACGGCCGGTTCCGGCATCCTGCACGATGAGTTGCCCGCCGAGGACCTGGTTATCGCGGGTGGCTGGTTCCACGGCATCCAGCTGTGGGTCAACCTGCCGCGCGCCCAGAAAATGGCCGCCCCGCGCTACCAGGATCTGCGCGGCGGCGAGCTGACACTGGTCAGCTCGTACGACGGCGGCGCGCTGGTGCGCATCATCGCGGGTGAGATGGGCGGCTTCGAGGGCCCCGGCTCGACCTATACGCCGATCTCCTACGCGCACGCCTCGATCACCCCGGGCGGCCAACTGGAAACTCCATGGCCGCAACGGTTTACGGCGATGGCGTACGTATTGTCCGGCAGCGGAACGGTGGGCGCCGAGCGCCGGCCGGTCAGCGAAGGACAACTGGCCGTCTTCGGTCCGGGCGACTCGATCACCGTCAGCGCGGATCCGGTGCAGCACAATCGAACCGGCGATCTCGAGGTGCTGCTGCTCGGCGGCCAACCGATCAAAGAGCCTGTGGTGCAGTACGGCCCGTTCGTCATGAACACCCGCGCCGAAATCATCCAGGCGATGGATGACTACCAGGCCGGACGCATGGGAAATATCCCGGCCGAACACTCGGCGGGCAAACGTTTGGGCGAGTAG
- a CDS encoding excalibur calcium-binding domain-containing protein, with amino-acid sequence MNVRRLTVSVAIAGLTFLAAPAALADVPSGSAGTGSSAVDTGSAATGSAGLSQTGSAGGAFANCDEARAAGRAPLFRGEPGYGPHLDPDGDGFACPTV; translated from the coding sequence ATGAACGTTCGCCGACTCACCGTCAGCGTTGCCATCGCGGGACTGACCTTCCTGGCCGCGCCCGCAGCCCTGGCCGATGTCCCCTCCGGTTCCGCAGGAACGGGCTCTTCCGCCGTCGATACCGGTTCGGCGGCCACCGGTTCGGCCGGCCTGTCCCAGACCGGCTCGGCCGGCGGCGCTTTCGCCAACTGCGATGAGGCCCGCGCGGCCGGTCGGGCACCGCTGTTCCGCGGAGAACCGGGCTACGGCCCGCATCTCGATCCGGACGGCGACGGCTTCGCCTGCCCGACGGTCTGA
- a CDS encoding transglycosylase SLT domain-containing protein: MPDLRLSSFRLPSLRDGVALAVAAAGVIAVGTSSVVALADDSVPSRIAMVAEQQPAPAPAAEATPVDAALPALPALPALPALPELPQLPIPAPPAPVYEDNLDGWIHHALDIMGANGIPGSYDGIYRNIMRESGGNPQAINLWDSNAAAGIPSKGLLQVIDPTFNSYHVEGTAWDIWEPVANITAACNYAAHRYGSMDNVNSAY; this comes from the coding sequence ATGCCTGACCTACGCCTTTCTTCTTTCCGACTGCCATCGCTTCGTGATGGTGTCGCCCTCGCGGTGGCCGCTGCGGGCGTCATTGCCGTCGGCACCTCCTCGGTGGTGGCCTTGGCCGACGACAGCGTGCCGTCCCGCATTGCCATGGTTGCCGAGCAGCAGCCCGCCCCCGCCCCCGCCGCCGAGGCCACGCCGGTCGACGCCGCGCTGCCGGCCTTGCCCGCGCTGCCGGCCTTGCCCGCACTGCCCGAGCTCCCGCAGCTGCCCATCCCGGCCCCGCCGGCCCCGGTCTACGAGGACAACCTCGACGGCTGGATCCACCACGCCCTCGACATCATGGGCGCGAACGGCATCCCCGGCAGCTACGACGGCATCTACCGCAACATCATGCGCGAGTCCGGCGGCAACCCGCAGGCCATCAACCTCTGGGACTCCAACGCCGCCGCAGGCATCCCGTCCAAGGGCCTGCTGCAGGTGATCGACCCGACCTTCAACTCCTATCACGTCGAGGGCACCGCCTGGGACATCTGGGAACCGGTCGCCAATATCACCGCGGCCTGCAACTACGCGGCGCACCGCTACGGCTCGATGGACAACGTCAACAGCGCGTACTGA
- a CDS encoding MarR family winged helix-turn-helix transcriptional regulator: MSDLKPAATLRPGQDLALLLLAAGAAATDAIHAGVVAAGFTDVRPTHGFAFVRLAPGGATVSELAEHLGVTKQAASQLVDELVRKGYAERNAHPDDARARLITLTDKGWACTRAADTAAANFADQWASVLGDSTVAELRNVLTRVVAPGRVRPASW, encoded by the coding sequence ATGTCCGACCTGAAACCCGCCGCCACCTTGCGGCCCGGCCAGGATCTCGCGCTGCTGCTACTGGCCGCGGGCGCGGCCGCCACCGACGCCATCCACGCCGGCGTGGTCGCGGCCGGGTTCACCGATGTCCGGCCGACGCACGGGTTCGCGTTCGTGCGGCTGGCGCCGGGCGGCGCGACGGTCAGCGAGCTGGCCGAGCATCTGGGGGTTACCAAACAGGCCGCGAGTCAGTTGGTGGACGAGCTGGTGCGCAAGGGCTACGCCGAACGCAACGCGCACCCGGACGACGCGCGCGCACGTCTGATCACACTGACCGACAAGGGATGGGCCTGCACGCGCGCGGCCGATACCGCGGCGGCGAACTTCGCAGACCAGTGGGCGTCCGTTTTGGGTGATTCCACAGTCGCCGAATTACGTAACGTTTTGACCCGAGTAGTGGCACCCGGACGGGTCCGACCCGCCTCCTGGTGA
- a CDS encoding cupin domain-containing protein — MPVTRAAEAEVHEMHGTRFTSYIRPGTGSSELCVWQIRMPAGLKGVPHKVLREEAFVIIQGGVTLTIDGAAEALAAGDAAVAPAGSTISLSNPGAEPATVLVTVPVGFRGELADGTIITPPWVS, encoded by the coding sequence ATGCCTGTGACCCGTGCCGCCGAGGCCGAAGTCCACGAAATGCACGGCACCCGATTCACTTCCTACATCCGCCCTGGCACGGGCAGCTCGGAACTCTGCGTCTGGCAGATCCGGATGCCCGCGGGCTTGAAAGGCGTGCCGCACAAGGTTTTACGCGAGGAGGCGTTCGTCATCATCCAGGGTGGCGTCACCTTGACCATCGACGGTGCGGCGGAGGCGCTCGCGGCGGGCGACGCGGCCGTCGCACCCGCCGGTTCGACCATCAGCCTGAGCAACCCGGGTGCCGAACCCGCCACCGTCCTGGTGACGGTCCCGGTCGGTTTCCGGGGTGAGCTCGCCGATGGCACCATCATCACCCCGCCCTGGGTGAGCTGA
- a CDS encoding DUF3618 domain-containing protein, giving the protein MARDTERIEREIEAARTRLASTLDEIAVRADPQRIADNTKHVVLAKLNQPKVKYSLIGAAAVVVGLVLLKIFR; this is encoded by the coding sequence GTGGCTAGGGATACCGAGCGGATCGAGCGGGAGATCGAGGCCGCACGGACACGGCTCGCGAGCACGCTCGACGAAATCGCCGTGCGCGCCGATCCACAGCGCATCGCCGACAACACCAAGCATGTGGTGCTGGCGAAGCTGAACCAGCCGAAGGTGAAGTACAGCCTGATCGGCGCGGCCGCGGTGGTCGTCGGGCTGGTGCTGCTCAAGATCTTCCGCTGA
- a CDS encoding MarR family winged helix-turn-helix transcriptional regulator → MVRWLNDDEQETWQAFIRLRQRLDAVLAAGLAQDGLSAADYELLVPLSAAPGGCLRAKELAAEVCWEKSRLSKHLARMAARGLVDRRPAEEDARGILVELTPEGRKVLEKAAPNHVELVRRIFVDPMTPAEARALRALADKVIAEAEHGTELGY, encoded by the coding sequence GTGGTCCGATGGCTGAACGATGACGAGCAGGAGACCTGGCAGGCCTTCATCCGGCTACGCCAGCGGCTGGACGCGGTGCTAGCGGCCGGGCTGGCCCAGGACGGGCTGTCCGCCGCCGATTACGAACTCCTGGTGCCGCTGTCGGCCGCGCCCGGCGGCTGCCTGCGTGCCAAGGAGTTGGCCGCGGAGGTCTGCTGGGAGAAGAGCAGACTCTCGAAACACTTGGCGCGCATGGCCGCTCGCGGACTCGTCGACCGTCGCCCGGCGGAGGAGGACGCCAGGGGGATTCTGGTCGAACTCACCCCCGAAGGGCGCAAGGTGCTGGAAAAGGCCGCGCCGAACCATGTCGAGCTGGTGCGCCGGATCTTCGTCGATCCGATGACGCCCGCGGAGGCGCGGGCGCTGCGCGCACTGGCCGACAAGGTGATCGCCGAGGCCGAGCACGGCACCGAACTCGGTTACTGA